One region of Roseicitreum antarcticum genomic DNA includes:
- the purQ gene encoding phosphoribosylformylglycinamidine synthase subunit PurQ has product MKAAVITFPGSNCDRDLAVAFESAGWQVVRVWHKDTSLPDGVDVVGLPGGFSFGDYLRCGAIAARSPIAQAVADFAGRGGYVLGICNGFQVLVETGLLPGALMRNAGLKFICKTVELNVTSADSAFTSGWAAGAVIRVPIAHHDGNYTVDPETMTALRDQDRIALQYVDNPNGSMGDIAGVLSENRRVLGLMPHPERAISPLHGSSDGAAMFRSLAGALAIA; this is encoded by the coding sequence ATGAAAGCGGCAGTGATTACCTTCCCCGGGTCGAATTGCGACCGCGATCTGGCTGTGGCGTTTGAAAGCGCGGGTTGGCAGGTCGTGCGCGTGTGGCACAAGGATACCAGCCTGCCCGATGGCGTGGACGTCGTGGGCCTTCCGGGCGGCTTTTCATTCGGCGACTACCTGCGCTGCGGGGCGATTGCCGCGCGCTCGCCCATCGCGCAGGCGGTCGCCGATTTCGCCGGTCGCGGCGGCTATGTGCTGGGCATCTGTAACGGCTTTCAGGTGCTGGTGGAAACCGGCCTGTTGCCCGGCGCGCTGATGCGAAACGCGGGGCTGAAATTCATCTGCAAGACCGTCGAGTTGAACGTGACCAGCGCCGACAGCGCCTTTACCAGCGGCTGGGCTGCGGGCGCGGTGATCCGCGTGCCGATCGCCCATCATGACGGCAATTACACCGTGGATCCCGAAACCATGACCGCGCTGCGCGATCAGGACCGCATCGCACTGCAGTATGTGGATAATCCAAACGGCTCCATGGGCGACATCGCGGGTGTGCTGTCGGAAAACCGCCGCGTGCTGGGCCTGATGCCGCATCCCGAACGCGCGATCAGCCCGCTGCACGGCAGCAGCGACGGGGCTGCCATGTTCCGCAGTTTGGCGGGCGCCCTGGCCATCGCCTGA
- the purS gene encoding phosphoribosylformylglycinamidine synthase subunit PurS, with the protein MKARVFVMLKNGVLDPQGEAVRHALGSLGFDGVEGVRQGKVIELDLAAGTTEDTVRQMCEKLLANTVIESYRIEMA; encoded by the coding sequence ATGAAAGCGCGTGTATTTGTCATGCTGAAAAACGGCGTTCTGGACCCGCAAGGCGAGGCCGTGCGTCACGCCCTTGGCTCGCTGGGCTTTGACGGGGTCGAAGGGGTGCGCCAGGGCAAGGTGATCGAACTGGATCTGGCCGCAGGCACCACCGAGGATACCGTGCGCCAGATGTGCGAAAAGCTGCTGGCCAATACCGTGATCGAAAGCTACCGCATCGAAATGGCCTGA
- the purC gene encoding phosphoribosylaminoimidazolesuccinocarboxamide synthase, which translates to MARRTKIYEGKAKILYEGPEPGTLVQYFKDDATAFNAAKKDVIEGKGVLNNRLSEFFMTGLNELGVPTHFIRRINMREQLIRAVEIIPLEVVVRNIAAGSISKRLGIEEGTALPRPIVEFYYKDDKLGDPLVSEEHILAFGWASHQDLDDMVSLALRVNDFLSGVMMGVGIRLVDFKIEIGRVFEGDFQRLIVADEISPDSCRLWDIKSGEKLDKDVFRRDLGNLTDAYAEVARRLGVMPTNATPITKPKLMN; encoded by the coding sequence ATGGCACGTCGCACCAAGATTTACGAGGGCAAGGCAAAGATCCTGTATGAAGGCCCCGAACCCGGGACGCTGGTTCAGTACTTCAAGGATGACGCCACCGCCTTCAATGCGGCCAAAAAGGACGTGATCGAGGGCAAGGGGGTGCTGAACAACCGGCTGTCCGAATTCTTCATGACCGGCCTCAACGAACTGGGCGTGCCCACGCATTTCATCCGTCGCATCAACATGCGCGAACAGCTGATCCGCGCTGTAGAGATCATTCCACTGGAAGTCGTCGTGCGCAATATCGCTGCGGGCTCCATTTCCAAACGTCTGGGGATCGAGGAAGGCACCGCGCTGCCGCGGCCCATCGTCGAATTCTACTACAAGGATGACAAGCTGGGCGATCCGCTCGTCTCCGAGGAACATATCCTGGCCTTTGGCTGGGCCAGCCACCAGGACCTGGACGATATGGTCAGCCTGGCGCTGCGGGTGAACGACTTCCTCTCGGGCGTGATGATGGGCGTTGGCATCCGTCTGGTGGATTTCAAGATCGAGATCGGCCGCGTCTTTGAGGGCGATTTCCAGCGCCTGATTGTCGCCGACGAGATCAGCCCCGACAGTTGCCGCTTGTGGGACATCAAAAGCGGCGAGAAGCTGGACAAGGATGTGTTCCGCCGTGATCTGGGCAACCTGACCGACGCCTACGCTGAGGTGGCGCGCCGTCTGGGCGTCATGCCGACCAACGCGACGCCGATCACCAAACCCAAGCTGATGAACTGA
- a CDS encoding DUF1476 domain-containing protein: MSTFDDRERAFESKYAHDAEMQFKAVARRNKRLGLWAAGLLGKTGADAETYASEVIRADFEEAGHEDVFRKVAADLGGHADEATIRAKMAEFLIEAKAEMVQPD; the protein is encoded by the coding sequence ATGTCCACCTTTGACGATCGCGAACGCGCCTTTGAAAGCAAATATGCCCATGACGCGGAAATGCAGTTCAAGGCGGTCGCACGCCGCAACAAGCGGCTGGGCCTTTGGGCGGCGGGGCTTCTGGGCAAGACCGGCGCCGATGCCGAAACCTATGCGTCCGAAGTGATCCGCGCCGATTTCGAGGAAGCGGGCCATGAGGATGTGTTCCGCAAGGTTGCCGCCGATCTGGGCGGGCATGCCGATGAAGCGACGATCCGCGCCAAGATGGCCGAATTCCTGATCGAAGCAAAAGCCGAAATGGTTCAACCGGACTGA
- the bmt gene encoding betaine--homocysteine S-methyltransferase: MTNALSALLETRGWLLADGATGTNLFNMGLSSGDAPEMWNVDEPEKIRNLYRGAVDAGSDLFLTNTFGGNASRLKLHQAQARVFELNKAGAELGREIADASGRKVVVAGSVGPTGEIMIPMGTLTHELAVEMFHEQAEGLKAGGADVLWVETISAPEEYKAAAEAARLAGMDWCGTMSFDTAGRTMMGVTSSDMAVMVDKLAHKPLAFGANCGVGAADLLRTVLGFAAQGTQRPLIAKGNAGIPKYQDGHIHYDGTPELMAEYAVLARDCGATIIGGCCGTMPVHLRAMREALETRPNGPRPSLDAITEVLGGFSSANDGTGDQSDAPARRNTRRRR, from the coding sequence ATGACCAACGCACTCAGCGCACTTCTGGAAACCCGCGGTTGGCTTCTGGCCGATGGCGCGACCGGCACCAACCTGTTCAACATGGGCCTTTCCTCGGGCGATGCGCCGGAGATGTGGAATGTTGATGAGCCCGAGAAAATCCGAAACCTCTACCGGGGCGCGGTCGATGCCGGGTCGGACCTGTTCCTGACCAACACCTTCGGCGGCAACGCGAGCCGGTTGAAGCTGCATCAGGCACAGGCGCGGGTGTTTGAGCTGAACAAGGCCGGTGCCGAACTGGGCCGCGAGATCGCAGATGCTTCCGGGCGCAAGGTCGTCGTGGCCGGGTCCGTAGGCCCGACCGGTGAAATCATGATCCCCATGGGCACCCTGACCCACGAACTGGCCGTCGAGATGTTTCACGAACAGGCCGAAGGGCTGAAGGCTGGTGGCGCCGATGTGCTGTGGGTCGAAACGATTTCCGCGCCCGAGGAATACAAGGCGGCGGCCGAGGCCGCGCGGCTGGCCGGGATGGACTGGTGCGGCACCATGAGCTTCGACACCGCCGGGCGCACCATGATGGGTGTTACATCGTCCGATATGGCGGTGATGGTGGATAAGCTGGCGCATAAGCCGCTGGCCTTTGGCGCAAATTGCGGCGTGGGCGCGGCGGATCTGCTGCGCACCGTGCTGGGCTTTGCCGCACAGGGCACGCAGAGGCCGCTGATCGCCAAGGGCAACGCGGGCATCCCCAAGTATCAAGACGGGCATATCCATTACGATGGCACGCCCGAGTTGATGGCCGAATACGCCGTGCTGGCGCGCGATTGCGGCGCAACGATCATCGGCGGATGCTGTGGCACCATGCCCGTGCATCTGCGCGCCATGCGCGAGGCGCTGGAAACCCGCCCGAACGGCCCGCGCCCGTCGCTGGACGCCATCACGGAAGTGTTGGGCGGCTTCTCGTCGGCCAATGACGGGACTGGCGACCAATCCGACGCACCCGCCCGGCGCAACACCCGGCGACGGCGCTGA
- a CDS encoding corrinoid protein, which yields MSDDDEIILADLSDDDLVQQMMDDLYDGLKEEITEAVTILLERGWTPYDILTKALVSGMTIVGNDFRDGILFVPEVLLAANAMKGGMSILKPLLVETGAPRMGKMVIGTVKGDIHDIGKNLVAMMMEGAGFEVLDLGINNSVEKYLAALESEQPDILGMSALLTTTMPYMKVVIDTMIAQGIRDDYIVLVGGAPLNEEFGRAIGADAYCRDAAVAVETAKTYVARKHNQTTAN from the coding sequence ATGTCTGACGATGACGAAATCATTCTGGCCGACCTGTCTGACGACGATCTTGTCCAGCAGATGATGGATGATCTCTATGACGGCCTGAAGGAAGAAATCACCGAGGCGGTGACAATCTTGCTGGAACGCGGCTGGACACCGTATGACATCCTGACCAAGGCGCTGGTGTCGGGGATGACGATCGTGGGCAATGACTTCCGCGACGGCATCCTTTTCGTTCCTGAGGTCTTGCTGGCCGCCAATGCGATGAAGGGCGGTATGAGCATCCTTAAGCCGCTGCTGGTTGAAACCGGCGCGCCACGGATGGGCAAGATGGTGATCGGCACGGTGAAGGGGGATATCCACGACATCGGTAAAAACCTTGTGGCGATGATGATGGAGGGCGCTGGGTTCGAGGTGCTGGACCTTGGCATCAACAACTCGGTCGAGAAGTATCTGGCCGCGCTGGAAAGCGAACAGCCCGATATCCTGGGTATGTCCGCGCTGCTGACCACGACGATGCCCTATATGAAAGTGGTGATCGACACGATGATCGCGCAGGGCATCCGCGACGATTACATCGTGCTGGTGGGCGGCGCGCCCCTGAACGAGGAATTCGGCCGCGCCATCGGGGCCGATGCCTATTGCCGCGATGCGGCAGTCGCCGTGGAAACTGCGAAAACCTACGTCGCGCGCAAGCACAACCAGACGACGGCAAACTGA
- the dusA gene encoding tRNA dihydrouridine(20/20a) synthase DusA translates to MAGIDKKHDVLDASRLSVAPMMDWTDRHCRYLHRLMSRRTLLYTEMVTAPALVRGNALHLLAHDLAEHPVALQLGGSDPQELAQAARIGAGAGYAEINLNVGCPSDRVQSGCFGAVLMRDPALVAACVAAMQDALGGRADVTVKCRIGVDDQIPTEVLPAFLETVAAAGVTRFIIHARKAWLQGLSPKDNREIPPLDYPLVIAMKHTFPHLHLSINGGITTLDQAQAMLAEGLDGVMIGRAAYHTPGEILPRADQVIFGAAPGLDPFATVEAMRPYIAAHLAGGGRLHQVTRHMLGLFAGRAGARGWRRVISERASRDGAGLEVLDAALQSLQVAA, encoded by the coding sequence ATGGCAGGCATAGATAAAAAACACGATGTTCTCGATGCGTCCCGCCTTTCCGTGGCACCGATGATGGACTGGACGGACCGCCATTGCCGCTACCTGCACCGGCTGATGTCGCGGCGGACGTTGCTCTATACCGAAATGGTCACTGCGCCCGCTCTGGTACGGGGAAATGCGCTGCATTTGTTGGCGCATGACCTGGCAGAGCATCCCGTGGCGCTGCAACTTGGCGGGTCGGACCCTCAGGAGCTGGCGCAGGCGGCGCGGATCGGGGCAGGGGCGGGCTACGCCGAGATCAACCTGAATGTCGGCTGCCCGTCAGACCGGGTGCAATCAGGGTGCTTCGGCGCGGTTTTAATGCGCGATCCCGCGCTCGTGGCGGCGTGCGTCGCTGCCATGCAAGACGCATTGGGCGGGCGCGCCGACGTGACGGTGAAATGCCGCATCGGCGTCGATGACCAGATTCCGACCGAGGTTTTGCCTGCCTTTCTGGAAACCGTCGCCGCCGCTGGGGTCACGCGCTTCATCATCCACGCCCGCAAGGCCTGGTTGCAGGGTCTGTCGCCCAAAGACAACCGCGAGATCCCGCCGCTGGATTACCCGCTGGTCATCGCGATGAAGCACACCTTTCCGCACCTGCACCTGTCGATCAACGGCGGCATTACCACGCTGGATCAGGCGCAGGCGATGCTGGCGGAAGGTCTGGACGGCGTGATGATCGGGCGTGCGGCATATCACACCCCGGGTGAGATCCTGCCGCGCGCCGATCAGGTGATCTTTGGCGCTGCGCCGGGTCTGGACCCGTTTGCGACAGTCGAGGCGATGCGGCCTTATATCGCGGCGCATCTCGCGGGCGGGGGGCGGCTGCACCAGGTGACGCGCCATATGCTGGGGTTGTTTGCGGGCCGTGCCGGCGCGCGCGGCTGGCGGCGCGTGATATCAGAGCGCGCATCACGCGACGGTGCCGGGCTGGAGGTGTTGGACGCCGCGCTGCAATCGCTGCAAGTCGCCGCTTGA
- a CDS encoding RrF2 family transcriptional regulator, with translation MITHKTEYALKALMVLADAQAGAATALRIEEITERSGAPKRFLEHILPDLKRAGLIGSRRVRNGGYEMIEDPGRVSPAEVLRLIDGPMAPLPCLSRRAYQRCKDCADKKTCRVRGVFGRFYTTWILMIDSLTLPDLQEGSMPFRRFALPGTTAGE, from the coding sequence ATGATTACCCACAAGACCGAATATGCGCTCAAGGCGCTCATGGTGCTCGCTGACGCGCAGGCAGGCGCGGCCACAGCCCTGCGCATTGAAGAGATCACCGAACGGTCAGGGGCACCAAAGCGGTTCCTCGAACACATCTTGCCGGACCTGAAGCGTGCCGGCCTGATCGGCAGCCGTCGTGTGCGCAACGGCGGCTATGAGATGATAGAAGACCCCGGGCGGGTCTCCCCTGCCGAGGTATTGCGCCTGATTGACGGGCCGATGGCGCCGCTGCCGTGTCTGTCGCGCCGGGCCTACCAACGCTGCAAAGACTGCGCGGACAAAAAGACCTGCCGGGTGCGCGGTGTTTTCGGCAGGTTCTATACCACCTGGATTCTGATGATCGACTCGCTGACGCTTCCTGATCTTCAGGAAGGCTCAATGCCCTTCAGGCGCTTCGCATTGCCGGGAACCACTGCGGGGGAGTGA